The sequence CCTCCACCTCCACGCCGTGGCAGCCCCAGGCGTAGGAGGCCGAGAAGTTCCCCTTGAAGTCCCCCGCCAGGAGGTCCGTGGCCGGCTCGAAGAACTCCGCCGCCAGGAACATGGTGTTGCCGCTGGTGGCGAAGTGTGCCTTGCGCAGGATCTTCTCCAGCGGGGTGTTCTTGGAGGCGTCCTCGCTGCAGACGACCTGGCCGTCGCGCAAGGACAGGATCTCCTTGGGCGCCTCCAGAACCTCCTCGGCAAACGAGAGGATCTGGTCGCGCACGGTGCGGGCAGCGGCCAGGGCCGAGTTGCCCGCCACGAAGGTGGAGCGGCTGGCGTGCACCCCCACGTCCCAGGGGCAGACGTCGGTGTCGCCCACCACCACGTTCACATAGTCCACCGGCACCCCCAGGGTCTCGGCCACGATCTGCCGGAGCACCGTGTCGAGGCCCTGGCCGATGTCCATGGACCCGCTGAAGACGTCCACCCGGCCCTGGTCGTCCACCTTGATCATGGTGCCGCAGCCGTCGGACTTGTAGATCTTGGCCCCGCCCCCCACGTGCATGAGGCACGCCATGCCCACCCCCCGGGCCTTGCGGCCGGTGGACCTGGGCCGAGCCCGGGCGGCGGTCCAGTCGAGGCGCTTCGCCACCTCCTCCAGGCACTCCCGGTGGCCGCAGGTGACGGGCCGGAACCCCTGGGGGGTCACGTCCCCGGCCTGGTTGGCGTTCTTGAGGCGCAGCTCGTAGGGGTCGATCCCCGCCGTCTCCGCCAGTTCGTCCAGGTTCGCCTCGATGGCAAACGTCACCTGGGGGGTGCCGTAGCCCCGCATGGCCTGGGAGTACGTGTTGTTGGTGTAGACACAGGTGGCCTGGAACCGGACGTTGGGCACCCGGTAGAGGCTCGTGGAGGGCATCATCATCACCGTGGGGGTGGTGGCGCCCCAGGAGGTGTAGGCCCCGTTGTCGAGCACCATGGAGATGTCGCGGAAGGTGAGCCGCCCCTCGCGGTCGCACCCCTGGCGGATGCGGATGCGGGTGGGCTGTCGCGGCGAGGTGGCGACGAACTCCTCCTCCCGGCCGAAGACGATCTTCACGGGCTTCCGGGTCCGGTGCGCCAGGAGGATCGCGATGTACTCGTAGGCGTAGGTGTCGAGCTTGGAGCCGAAGCCGCCCCCCACGGCGGTGTTCACCACCCGCACCCGGCCCTTCACCCCCATGGCCTTGAGGGCCTCCTGGAAGTCGTTTTTCGCGAGGCTCGGGATCTGGGTGTTGGAGTGGACGGTGAGGTTGTCCCGGGTGTCGAAGCTCGCCACGCACCCGGAGGTGCCCATGCAGCAGTGGGTCACCCACCCCGCTTCGTACTCCCCCTCCGCCACGAAGGCCGACGCCGCCTCCCCCGCGGCCACGTCGCCGGCCTCCACCTTCCACGGCAGGCGAAGGCGGTTGTCCTTCACGGGCTTGCCCTTGGCGTCCGCGTCGTGGAGCCGGGGCGCGCCCTCCGCCAGGGCGGCCTCCGGGTCGAAGACCGCGGGCAGGTCCTCGTAGGTGACCCGGATCCGTGCCAGGGCCTCGGCCGCCGCCTCCGGGGTGGTGGCCGCCACCGCCGCGACCTCGTCCCGGTACTGGCGCACCCGCCCCTTCTTGAGGGCCGTGTTGTCCTTGAGGAACCCGAAGCGGATCTCCGGGGTGTTCTCGGCCGTGATCACGGCCCGAACCCCGGGAACCTTCTCCGCCTCGGCGGTGTCGACGGCCACGATGCGGGCGCTCACCCGCTCGGAGTAGAGGATGCGGCCGTGGAGCATGCCGGGGAGCACCAGGTCGTGGACGTACACCGAGCGGCCGACGACCTTCTCGCCGGCGTCCGCCTTGGGGATGGCCTTGCCGACGGCGCACAGGTCAGCCACGGGGCACCTCCCGGCGGGCCTGGGCGGCGGCCCGCACCGCCTCGAGGATCTGGGTGTAGCCGGTACACCGGCAGATGTTGCCGGCGAGCGCGGTCCGGATCTCAGCCTCGTCGGGCTCGGGGGACCGGTCGAGGAGCGCCTTGGCCGAGAGCACCATGCCCGGCGTGCAGAACCCGCACTGCACCGCCCCGTGGTCCACGAAGGCCTGCTGGATGGGGTGGAGCCGCCCCACCCCGCCCGCCTCTTCCCGTGCCGCCAGGCCCTCGATGGTGACCACGCTGCGGCCCTCCGCCTCCGGGGCCGGAAACAGGCACGCGTTCACCGCCGCCCCGTCCACCAGTACGGTGCACGCGCCGCACTCCCCCGCGCCGCACCCTTCCTTGGCGCCGGTGAGCCCCAGCCCCTCCCGGAGCACCCGGAGCAGGTTCCACCCGGCCCCCGCCCGCACCGAGACCGCCTCGCCGTTGACCGTGAATCGGACGACTTCTTCCATGGTTTGGACCTCTAGGATCGTGAAGCGTGAGACGTGAAGCGTGAGACAGACGTTCCAGCCCTTCAGCCCGTCGGAATCGGTATCGACATCGGGGCCGGCGTCGATACCGATAGCGATACCGGGGTTCTAGACTTCCCCCTCCAGCGCACCCGCCCGCTCCAGAACCCTCGGCACCAGCACCCGGATCATCTGGCGGCGGTACCAGGCCTTGCCCCGCCAGGAGTCGCGGACCTGGGCTTCCTGGGCCGCAGCCTCGGCGGCCGCGGCGGCGGTCTCCCGGGTGAGGGGCCGTCCCTCCAGGGCAGCCTCCGCGGCTCGGGCCCGCAGGGGAGTGGGCCCCGCCACCCCCAGGGCGACCCGGGCCTGGCGAACTACCCCGTCGCCGTCCAGACTGACCCGCACCCCCACCCCGAGAATGGGGAGCTCCACGGCCTTCCGGCGGGTGAGCTTCCAGTAGTCGGCGTAGGTGCGCCCCGAGGGTGTGGGCGCCGGCACCCGGATGTGGACGAGGATCTCCCCGGGATCCAGGGCGTTCTTGCCCGGGGCCAGGAAGAACTCCGCGACCGGGATCGCCCGCTCCCCCCCGGGCCCCCGGGCCACGCACACGGCGTCGTAGAGGAGCAGCGGCACCGCGCTGTCGGCCGACGGCGCGGCGTTGCAGAGGTTCCCGCCAACCGTGCCCACGTTTCGCACCTGGCGCGAGCCCACCGCCGAGCACGCCCGGTGGAGGGCCGGCAGGCGCTCCCGGAGGAGGGCCGAGTCCTCCACCGCGGCGTGGGTCGTCGCAGCACCCAGGGTCACGGCGCCCCCTTCCTCCCGAATCCCCGCCAGGCCTGGGATGCGCCGCAGGGAAACCAGGGCGGAAGGGGCGATCTTCTTCCCCTGGATGCCCACCCACACGTCCGTGGCGCCGGCCACGGGCACGGCCCCCTCTCGGCCCGCGAGGAACGCCAGGGCTTCTTCCAGGGTCTCGGGGCGCAGGTACTCGAAGGCGTGCATGCCAAATCCTTCGCAGTTCCCCCTCCCCCCTGCGGGGAGAGGGCTAGGGTGAGGAGTGGGGGCGGCGTTCGGAGAACGCCCCCTCACCCCGCCCCTCCCCCCGCGGGGGAGAGGGAGAGATGGGTCACCTCCGGTCGAACACCCGCTGGGCGCGCCCGGCGCTTCGCGGAAGGGTGGCGTAGTCCACCACCTCCACTTCGGCCGAGACCATGACCTGGTTCTTGATCCGGCGCTCGATCTCGGCCTCGACCGCCTCGTCCTTGAGGGGGCTGCCCGCAGGGTCGCGCTCCACCCGAACGTTCATGAGGTCCTTGCCGTAGCGCCGCTCCAGCACGATCTGGTACTCGCTCGAGACCCCGGGGCTTTCGGAGATGATCTCCTCGATCTGGCTCGGGTAGATGCTCACGGCCCGATAGACGAAGAGGTCGTCGTCCCGGCCCAGCACCCGGTCGTGCCGGGGGTAGGCCGACCCGCAGGGGCAAGGCCCGGGCAGGAGCCGGGTCAGGTCCCGGGTGCGATAGCGGATGAGCGGCGAGGCTTCCTTGGCCAGCGTCGTCACCACCATCTCGCCCAGCTCTCCCTCGGGCACCGGCCGCAGCGTCTCGGGGTGGAGAACCTCCAGCAGGTACCAGTCGGACCAGTAGTGGATGCCCCGGTGCTCGCGGCACTCGATTCCCGCCCCGGGGCCGGAGAGCTCGGTAAACCCGGTCAGGTCGTGGACGTGCTCGGCTCCCAGGAGGGCCTGGATGCGTCGGCGGGTAAGCTCGCCGCATCGCTCGCCGCCCTGGATCACCGTGCGCACCCGGAGCCGCTTCCTCAGGTTGCGGCGGTCGACCTCCTCGGCGAGCAGGAGCGCCATGCTCGGGGTACAGCACAACACGGTGGTTTCCAAATCCACCAGGAGCCGGCACTGCATGTCCACGTTGCCCGGGCCCACGGGGATTGCCAGCGCGCCCACGGCCTCGCACGCGGCCTGGAAGCCCGACCCCGCGGTCCACAGGCCGTAGCCTACGGCGATCTGGGCCGTGTCCCCCCGCCCCACCCCCGCCATCTCCAGGCACCGGGCAAAGTGGCGGGTCCACTCTTCCAGGTCCCGGGAGGTATAGCACAGGATCTTTCGCTTGCCCGTGGTGCCCGAGGAGGAGTGCACCCGCACCAGGTCCTCCCGGGGCACGCAGCGAAGCGGCAGGGGATAGCCCGCATCCAGGTCGTGGGCCGTGGTGAAGGGCAGGCGCTGGAGGTCGTCCAGGGAGCGGATGTCCTCGGGCCGCACCCGGGCGCCCTCGAGCTTCCTGCGGTAGAAGTCGCTCCCCGCGTACGCGTGGCGCACGGTCCACCGCAGCCCTTCGAGCTGGCCGTCGGCTAGGGAGACCGCGGGGTCGTACCCGGGGGAGGCCCGGAGGGGGGCGGCGCCCGGCATTCCTCTCAAGCCTGCCGCTCGTCGTAGATCCGCTTGGACTTCCTCTCGCTCCGGGGCAGCTCCCCGTACCCCACCACCTTCACCTCGGCGGAAACCAGGATCTGGCTCTGGATGCGCCGCTCGATCTCGGCCGCCAGGGCCGCATCGGCCTCGGGCGTGCCCGTCGGGTCGCGCTCCACGCTCACGGTCATGAAGTCCTTGCCTCCTCGACGCTCCAGCCGGATGTTGTACTCGCTGGAGATCCCCGGCACCCGGGAGAGGAGCTCGTCGAGCTGCCCGGGGTAGATGTTCACGGCCCGGAAGATGATCATGTCGTCGCTGCGGCCGAGCAGGCGGTCGTGGCGGGGCAGGACCGACCCGCAGGAGCAGCGGCCGGGGAGGCTGCGGGTGAGGTCCCGGGTGCGGTAGCGCAGGAGCGGCGAGCCCTCCTTCGCCAGCGTCGTCACCACCATCTCGCCGATCTCCCCATCGGACACCGGCTGGAGACTCTCGGGGTCCAGGAGTTCCAGGAGGTAGTAGTCCGCCCAGTAGTGAATGCCCTGGTGGTGGGCGCAGTCGAGCCCCGCCCCCGGCCCGTACAGCTCGGTCATCCCGGTGATGTCGTAGAGGTGCTCGGCGCCGAGGAGCTCGAGGATGCGCCGGCGCATGGCGTCGCTGCACCGCTCCGAGCCCTGGATCACGGTCCGGACCCGGACCTTGCCCCGCAGGCCCCGCCGCTCCACCTCCTCGGCCAAGAGCAGCGCCATACTCGCCGTGCAGCAGATCACCGTGGGCTCGAGGTCCACGAGGAACTGGCACTGCATGTCCAGGTTGCCGGGGCCCACCGGGATGGCCATGGCCCCCACGGCCTCGCACCCGGCCTGGAAGCTCACCCCGGCCGTCCACAGGCCGTAGCCCACCGCGATCTGCACCCGGTCTCCGGGGCCCACCCCCGCCATCTCGTAGCAGCGGGCGAAGAACCGGGTCCAGTCCTCCACGTCCTTCCGGGTGTAGCACAGCACCTTGCGCTTGCCCGTGGTGCCCGAGGAGGAGTGGATGCGCACGAGCCGCTCGAAGGGCACGCTGCGGAGCGGGAAAGGATACCCGGCCCGGAGGTCGTCGGCCGTGGTGAAGGGCAGGCGGCGCACGTCTTCCAGGGTGCGGATGTCCTCCGGGCGGACCCCCGCGGCGTCCAGGCGCGCCCGGTAGAACTCGCTCCCCCGGTAGGCATGGGCCACGCTCCACTGGAGCCCCCGGAGTTGGTGGCTGGCGAGCTCCGCCTCGGTGCGAAAGGTGGGCATGAAGGATGGTGACATGAAGCCCTCTTGATGCGTGGGAGCGGCCTTGGCCGCGAACCGTCCCGACAGTTCCCTTCGCGGGCAAGCCCGCTCCTGCACCTTCCGGCGGCCGGGCCGGTCACGTCCCCCGCCGCCGCGCCGTCTCCGCCGCGTCCACGGTCCAGGTGGCGGTGTCCACGGCCACGCCGTAGGCCTGCCGGGCCTGCTCGGCGGAGACCACGCCGTTTCGCACGTCCCGGAGCACCTTCTCGGGCGGGCGCTTCTTCGGGTCGCCCCACCCTCCGCCGCCCCCAGCCTGCTGGAAGTAGAGGGTCCCCGCCGGCACGTCCGGCACCAGGTCCTTGGTGGTGCACAGGTAGTCGCGGCCGTCGGGGTAGGTGAGCCGGATTGCGTTCAGGGTGCCGTCCTTGCCCCCCAGGGCGCCCCGAGCCGGCTCCACGTCGCCGTCGCCAAAGGTGACGAGCTTCACCCCCTGGCCGCCGATGCGGAACCGGGTCTCCACCCCGAGCCCGCCCCGCCACTGGCCGGCGCCGGCCGAGTCGGTCCAGTACTCGTGCTGGAGGAGGAGATGGGGCGTCTGCTGCTCGAAGATCTCGTAGTCCTGGTCGAGCACGCCGCCGGAGGCGTCGATCATCCCGATGTGGTCGTAGCCGTCGCATCCCTGGATGGCCCCCGAGCCGCCCTTGAGGCCCATGAAGCCGATGTCCACGAAGGGCTCCCCGCCCTTGCGGGGGTCCTTCCCGGTGGTGAGGCTGCACAGAAGCTCCCCCCACTCGGCGGTCACCCGGTCCGGGATCACGGGAGCCAGGGCCCGCATGATGGCGTCGGCGTTGTTGGGGCAGAGGTGGTTGCCGTAGGTGGTGGCCGCGGGGTAGGCGGCGTTCAGGATCGTGCCCTCGGGGATGGTGATCCGGATCGGCTTCACCATGCCCTCGTTGTGGGGCATGTTGGGGTTCACCATCTGGAGGAAGGTCAGGATCGTGGCCGAGGCGCTGGAGGTATAGGTGCCGTTGACGAAGCCGGTGGTCTGGGCGTCGGTGCCCGTGTAGTCGAAGTGGATGTCCCCGTCCGCGACGGTGATGGTTACCCGGATGGTGTAGGAGGAGCCCGGGTTCTTGCCGTCGTAGTAGGCCACCGCCTCGCCCCGGTACACGCCGTCGGGGATCGAGCGGATCTCCTGGCGCATCATCTTCTCGGTAGCGTCGAAGAGGTGGGCCACGTGGGCCTCGAACACGTCGCGGCCGTAGCGCTCCAGGATCTTGAGGATCCCCCGCTCCCCCACCACGCACGAGCCGATCTCGGCGCGCATGTCCTCCTCGACGATGTCGAGGCGGATGTTGGCGAAGATCAGGTCCCACACGTCCTTTCGCAGCTTGCCCTTCTCGTAGACCTTGACCGGCGGGATGCGCAGCGCCTCCTGCCACACCTCGGTGGCCTGGGGGTTGTAGCCCCCCTGCACCGCGCCGCCGATGTCGGCCTGG comes from Thermodesulfobacteriota bacterium and encodes:
- a CDS encoding xanthine dehydrogenase family protein molybdopterin-binding subunit, with the translated sequence MADLCAVGKAIPKADAGEKVVGRSVYVHDLVLPGMLHGRILYSERVSARIVAVDTAEAEKVPGVRAVITAENTPEIRFGFLKDNTALKKGRVRQYRDEVAAVAATTPEAAAEALARIRVTYEDLPAVFDPEAALAEGAPRLHDADAKGKPVKDNRLRLPWKVEAGDVAAGEAASAFVAEGEYEAGWVTHCCMGTSGCVASFDTRDNLTVHSNTQIPSLAKNDFQEALKAMGVKGRVRVVNTAVGGGFGSKLDTYAYEYIAILLAHRTRKPVKIVFGREEEFVATSPRQPTRIRIRQGCDREGRLTFRDISMVLDNGAYTSWGATTPTVMMMPSTSLYRVPNVRFQATCVYTNNTYSQAMRGYGTPQVTFAIEANLDELAETAGIDPYELRLKNANQAGDVTPQGFRPVTCGHRECLEEVAKRLDWTAARARPRSTGRKARGVGMACLMHVGGGAKIYKSDGCGTMIKVDDQGRVDVFSGSMDIGQGLDTVLRQIVAETLGVPVDYVNVVVGDTDVCPWDVGVHASRSTFVAGNSALAAARTVRDQILSFAEEVLEAPKEILSLRDGQVVCSEDASKNTPLEKILRKAHFATSGNTMFLAAEFFEPATDLLAGDFKGNFSASYAWGCHGVEVEVDTETGHVEIVKYVAAHDVGKAINPMLLKGQIYGAGLMGVGYALTEEMIYEEGRLLNPNFRDYKILTAADTIPVEPVLVETDDPAGPFGAKGIGEPGLVPTAPAIANAIYHAVGVRLRTLPMKPERVLAALREKAGEP
- a CDS encoding phenylacetate--CoA ligase, whose translation is MPGAAPLRASPGYDPAVSLADGQLEGLRWTVRHAYAGSDFYRRKLEGARVRPEDIRSLDDLQRLPFTTAHDLDAGYPLPLRCVPREDLVRVHSSSGTTGKRKILCYTSRDLEEWTRHFARCLEMAGVGRGDTAQIAVGYGLWTAGSGFQAACEAVGALAIPVGPGNVDMQCRLLVDLETTVLCCTPSMALLLAEEVDRRNLRKRLRVRTVIQGGERCGELTRRRIQALLGAEHVHDLTGFTELSGPGAGIECREHRGIHYWSDWYLLEVLHPETLRPVPEGELGEMVVTTLAKEASPLIRYRTRDLTRLLPGPCPCGSAYPRHDRVLGRDDDLFVYRAVSIYPSQIEEIISESPGVSSEYQIVLERRYGKDLMNVRVERDPAGSPLKDEAVEAEIERRIKNQVMVSAEVEVVDYATLPRSAGRAQRVFDRR
- a CDS encoding phenylacetate--CoA ligase; amino-acid sequence: MSPSFMPTFRTEAELASHQLRGLQWSVAHAYRGSEFYRARLDAAGVRPEDIRTLEDVRRLPFTTADDLRAGYPFPLRSVPFERLVRIHSSSGTTGKRKVLCYTRKDVEDWTRFFARCYEMAGVGPGDRVQIAVGYGLWTAGVSFQAGCEAVGAMAIPVGPGNLDMQCQFLVDLEPTVICCTASMALLLAEEVERRGLRGKVRVRTVIQGSERCSDAMRRRILELLGAEHLYDITGMTELYGPGAGLDCAHHQGIHYWADYYLLELLDPESLQPVSDGEIGEMVVTTLAKEGSPLLRYRTRDLTRSLPGRCSCGSVLPRHDRLLGRSDDMIIFRAVNIYPGQLDELLSRVPGISSEYNIRLERRGGKDFMTVSVERDPTGTPEADAALAAEIERRIQSQILVSAEVKVVGYGELPRSERKSKRIYDERQA
- a CDS encoding xanthine dehydrogenase family protein subunit M, with the protein product MHAFEYLRPETLEEALAFLAGREGAVPVAGATDVWVGIQGKKIAPSALVSLRRIPGLAGIREEGGAVTLGAATTHAAVEDSALLRERLPALHRACSAVGSRQVRNVGTVGGNLCNAAPSADSAVPLLLYDAVCVARGPGGERAIPVAEFFLAPGKNALDPGEILVHIRVPAPTPSGRTYADYWKLTRRKAVELPILGVGVRVSLDGDGVVRQARVALGVAGPTPLRARAAEAALEGRPLTRETAAAAAEAAAQEAQVRDSWRGKAWYRRQMIRVLVPRVLERAGALEGEV
- a CDS encoding (2Fe-2S)-binding protein; the protein is MEEVVRFTVNGEAVSVRAGAGWNLLRVLREGLGLTGAKEGCGAGECGACTVLVDGAAVNACLFPAPEAEGRSVVTIEGLAAREEAGGVGRLHPIQQAFVDHGAVQCGFCTPGMVLSAKALLDRSPEPDEAEIRTALAGNICRCTGYTQILEAVRAAAQARREVPRG
- a CDS encoding hydantoinase B/oxoprolinase family protein encodes the protein MPEIPIDKVLVSILQRRLKSITEEMSIAMTRTTRSPILCEAKDFVTGLYDARGNMLEQTENLPILAFSLAPVCKYILEYFGDDLHPGDVIFHNDVFSMGNQNNDVAVYKPIFHEGALVAWAACKGHQADIGGAVQGGYNPQATEVWQEALRIPPVKVYEKGKLRKDVWDLIFANIRLDIVEEDMRAEIGSCVVGERGILKILERYGRDVFEAHVAHLFDATEKMMRQEIRSIPDGVYRGEAVAYYDGKNPGSSYTIRVTITVADGDIHFDYTGTDAQTTGFVNGTYTSSASATILTFLQMVNPNMPHNEGMVKPIRITIPEGTILNAAYPAATTYGNHLCPNNADAIMRALAPVIPDRVTAEWGELLCSLTTGKDPRKGGEPFVDIGFMGLKGGSGAIQGCDGYDHIGMIDASGGVLDQDYEIFEQQTPHLLLQHEYWTDSAGAGQWRGGLGVETRFRIGGQGVKLVTFGDGDVEPARGALGGKDGTLNAIRLTYPDGRDYLCTTKDLVPDVPAGTLYFQQAGGGGGWGDPKKRPPEKVLRDVRNGVVSAEQARQAYGVAVDTATWTVDAAETARRRGT